The Candidatus Eisenbacteria bacterium genome contains the following window.
CGATTGGGCGATCCACGAAGGTCAGGAGGTGGCGGCGTCGCTCGACTACGCCAGACTGCCGGCCGCCGTGGTGAAAGTGAACGAGACAACGCTGCGCAAGCTCACCGTCGCCGGGAAGCCTCTGCTCGCCGACCGGTGAAATCCGCCCGCATCACGGCCGACGGCGTCTACCGCGCCACCCTGGGCGGCGCGGCAGCCCTCGTTTTTGTGGTCGTCGCGCTCATCGTCTTCGAGACGGCCAGGGGCGCGGGGCTCTCGATCAAGACATTCGGGCTCGGGTTTCTCACGGGCACCGCGTGGGACCCGGTGTCCGAGAAATTCGGCGCGCTTCCGTATGTCTA
Protein-coding sequences here:
- a CDS encoding phosphate ABC transporter permease subunit PstC — its product is MKSARITADGVYRATLGGAAALVFVVVALIVFETARGAGLSIKTFGLGFLTGTAWDPVSEKFGALPYV